GCCGACGCATGCCAATCACTTTCAGCCCCGTTTCGGTGCCCACTTTCTGCAAAACGCCCAGAATATTGCGACTTGCTTTGGGCGCATCCGGGCCCACCACAAAATCGGGTCCGCCTAAAAAGAAAAAGTGTAAGGCGTGATCTTCGACCATGAATGTGCTGTACACCAGCTCCCGGATCTTTCTGGCGGTTGCAGGCGGTTCTATTTTGTAAAGATCGTCCAGCGCTTTGGTCGAGGCCATGTGGTGCGCGGTCGGGCAAACGCCGCAAATACGCGAGGTAATCTGAGGCATATCTTCCGCAGGGCGTCCTTCGGCAAACTTTTCAAAACCGCGTAGCTCAGGTATCTGAAAGTAAGCGCGATCCACATTGCCGCTGTCGTTTAAAAAAATGGCGATTTTGCCATGGCCTTCAAGCCTGGTAATTGGATCTATGGTAATTTTTTGTCCCATAATCACGCTCCATAGGTTTTGGTTTTATTTTTCGAAAATTCCGCTGCTTTATGAGGCCGTTTCCTTTTTTAAATGAGCCATGTTTCTGCGCTGTAACAGGGAAGCCGGTAAACTGTAGCGATAGAACGTTCCGACCGGATCGACGATCTTATTCATCACCTGTTGAATGTCGTTCTCGTCATTGTAATCAATGATGGAAGCAATGGCCGAAAGCGCCTTGGCCCCCTGGTCGAGCACCTTTGAAGTCGGTCCGAAACAACCGGTGCAGGGCATATTGCCGTTAACGCAAAGCGCTTCGCAGCCGGCGCGCGTTGCAGGCCCCATGCAGATAATTCCCTGAGCCAGCAAGCATTTCTCAGAATCGATATGAATTTGATGGGGACGTTTGATATCGGTCATTAACAATTTTTCCGGCTTGCTTTCGTTCCGCGGACATTCTTCGCACAGCGCTTTGTCCGGCGCCAGCACCGATCCGGGCGGCGGCAGTTCCCCTTTTAAAATGGCCTGCACCGCCTGCAGCAGCAATTTAGGCGTGGGTGGACAGCCAGGTAGATAGTAATCCACCTCAACCACCTGGTTTAAGGTGCGTACCGTGTCGAAAAATTCGGGCAGTTCCAGGTCTCCTTCGGGCGCTTTAAAGTGCGTCATGGGATGTTTGCCGTTCTGTTCTTCCATGGACGGCACTTCATGGTAGGCGCGCTGAAAAATCTCATCCCGATTCCACAGATTGCCCAGTCCCGGAATCCCGCCCAGGTGTGAACAACTGCCAAAAGCGATCATTAATTTGGACTTTTGACGAAGGAGTTTGGCCATCTCTTCCTGTTCTTGCAAACGGATGGCGCCGTTGAGAAAGGTAACGTCAATCTCCCTGTCTTCCATTTGTTCCACGTCCTGCCGTTTAAAGTCCAGAGCGACCGGCCAGAAAACGATATCCACCGCCGCCACCACATCCAGGATGTTTTCGGCCAGGTCAACAACAGCTTCTTCGCAGCCGCCGCAACTGGCGCACCAGTAAAAGGCTACTTTAGGTTTGCTCATTTTCAATTCCTCACCAAATTGATTTTTTTATTCTTAAGAAATTGAAGCGGCCCGCACGGGCGTTTCTTCCGCTTTTTCCATGATGGTGAGCGGCCCCAGTTTCCGAAGCGTTTCCGTCATCTCGTCGATCACCTGTTTTACTTTATCGCCTTCAGAGGCGGAAATCCATTCCAGTCGCAGGCGTTCTTTTTCAATGCCCATCTGTTTGAGTAATTGTTGCAGTAAATGGTAACGACGCAGTGCCTTGTAGTTGCCTTCCTGGTAGTGACAGTCGCCCGGATGACAGCCGCCTAACAACACACCGTCGGCTCCCTTGCGAAAGGCGTCCAGCACAAATTGGGGATCGATGCGTCCGGAACACATGACGCGTATGACACGCGCATTAGGCGCGTATTGCATGCGCGCCGTGCCGGCTAAATCGGCCGCCGTGTAAGTGCACCAGGTACAGAAAAACGCAACAATTTTAGGTTCAAACATGGAATTCTCCTTTTAAATGCTTATTGCTAATTTTATTGGCTTTTTTAAAATTCTACTCCCTAATTTAGTGCCAATTACACCATTAACACGCCGTCGATTTCGGCAAATATTTGTTCGTCCAGGTACAGATGTTGCATGGCGGCGCCGCTGGGGCAGGCGGCCACACAGGTGCCGCAGCCCTTACATAGCACTTCGTTAACCACCGAGATATGTTTTTCAGGATCAAAACTAATAGCCGAGAAGGGGCAGAGCGCCACGCAGGTCTGGCAGCCGGAGCAGGCTTCTTCGTTAATCCAGGCTGTGTTTGGTTCCAGTTCTACCACGCCTTTGTCAATCAATGCCAGGGCCTCGGCAGCTGCCGCGCCGGCCTGAGCCACCGCATCGGGAATGTCCTTCGGCCCCTGACAGGCGCCGGCCAGAAAAACGCCATCGGTAAAGGTTGAAACGGGCGCCAGCTTCGGGTGCCGTTCCAGGAAAAAGCCTTCGGTGCTGCAAGAAATGTTAAATAAGCGGCGGATCATATCGGCGTCCGGCTGCGCTTCCAATCCCACCGAAAGAATGACCATGTCCACCGGAATGCGGCGCACCATGCCAATCATGGTATCTTCCACACGGATCACCAGCTTGCCTTTTTCGGATGGATCCAGTGCCACGTCCGTAACCTCGGCCACGCGTCCGCGAATTAAGTGTGCGCCTTCTTTTAAAATACGATCGTAAAACTCTTCGTAGCCCTTGCCAAAGGCGCGCATGTCGATGTAAAAATTGTACACTTCGGCATCCAGACGTTCGCGCAGCAGGTGGGCAAACTTCAGCGAATACATACAGCAAACGCGTGAGCAGTAGGCGTGATGATGCACATCGCGCGATCCCACACAGTGAATGATGCCCACGCTTTTTGGCTGCTGTCCGTTCTGTAAAATAATTTCTCCGCCGGTTGGCCCGGCCGAGTTAATGAGCCGTTCGATTTCCAGACTGGTAAACACATTATGGTAGCGGCCGTAACCATAATTTGGCATCTTTTTGGCGTCGAAGGTTTTAAAGCCGGTGGCTAAAATAATCGTTCCCACATCAATTTCTTTGATTTCGTCTTTTTGATTGTAATCGATGGCTTTGGCCTCGCAAACGGTAGAGCAAAGCTGACAATCGCAGCATATGCCGCAGGCCAGGCAGCGGATCGCTTCTTCCATGGCCATCTCTGGCGTGTAGCCAAGATGTACCTCTTCAAACGTACGCCTTTTTTCAATATCAATGGCCGGCATTTCCACGCGCCATTTGACTGGCACGCCTTCAGTATCCAGATCAAAGGTCGGTTCAAACGGCCCCTCCAATTCGCGTCCTTCGGAAAGGTCCTGATTGTTTAAGTAGCGATCGATGGAAATGGCTGCTTTTCGACCGGCGAACATGGCGTTGACCACCACGTCCGGGCCGGTTACGCAGTCGCCGCCGGCAAAAACGCCGGGGATGTTGGTTTCCAGAGTAAGCGGATCGGCTGCAAATGTGTTGAATTTGGTGACGGCCAGCCCCAACCGGTCGCGCAAAGCTTCCACATCAGGTTTCTGGCCGATAGTAACAATGGCGCCGTCGCAGGGCAGGGTAAACTCCGAATTGGGGATAGGCACCGGTCGGCGACGTCCCGTCTCGTCGGGATGGCCTAACTTGGTGCGAATGAATTCCATGGCTGTCACGCGTCCGTTATTTCCGATAAAGCGCAGGGGCGAAGCCATAAAGTAGAAGCGAATGCCTTCTTTTTCCGCCTCTTCTACTTCCAGCTGATCGGCGGGCATTTCGTTGCGGCTGCGGCGATAGACGATGGTTACTTCTTCTGCGCCGCTTCGTAAAGCGGTACGGGCAGCGTCAATGGCCGAATTTCCGCCGCCAATCACCAGCACGCGTTTGCCGGGCGTAACGTGCATGCCCAGATTAATGCGCCGTAAAAAGTCGATACCGCCCCAGATGCCGCGTAAATCCTCTCCCGGAATGTTTAACTTCCGTTCAACGCCCGCGCCGATGGCTAAATAAACGGCCGCGTATTTTTTCTTTAATTCTTTCAAAGAAATATCGAGTCCGACGTGCGTGTTCAATTTTATGTGGATACCAATGCGTTCCAGACGTTCAATTTCTTTATTGATGATGCCGCGCGGCAGGCGGAAGGCCGGAATGCCCTGAATGAGCATTCCTCCCGGTTGAGAGGCGGATTCGAAGATGGTTACCTTATAGCCGCGTTGACGCAGCTCGTAGGCGCACATCAGACCCGAAGGCCCGGAACCGACAATGGCGATATGCTCCTTACGCTCTAATGCAGGATCGGGCTTGGGCAGTTCGTAATCGGCAAATTGGTCGGTGACAAAGCGTTTTAAACCGGGAATGTTAACCGGCTCGTCCACCTTGTTCCTGGAACAGAGCGACATGCATGGATGGGAACAAACGCGCCCGCAAATGGAGGGCAGAGGATTGTCCAGCAGAATGATTTCCAGCGCTTTTTCAAATTCGCCTTTGGCGATTAACTGAATGTAGGCCTGCGCTTTTTGATGCAGACTGCAGGTGGCCTGGCAGGGCGGAATGCCGCGCCGCGAAATGGTGTAGGTGTTGGGCACCGACTGCGGAAAAGGTCGATAAATGGCCTTGCGCGAGCCCAGCCCTTCGTCAAATTCTGAAGGCACGGTGATGGGGCAGATTTTTGTGCATTCGCCGCAGCCAGTACACAGGTCTTCGATCACGTAGCGCGCCTTTTTGCGCACCTGCACCTTAAAATTGCCCACGTAGCCTTCCACGGCATCCACTTCGGCGTAAGTCATTAATTCAATATTGGGATGCGAGGCCACCTGTGTCATTTTGGGCGTTAAAATACAGGAGGCGCAATCCAGCGTGGGAAAGGTTTTGTCAAATTTTGCCATGTGCCCGCCAATGGAGGGCTCGCGTTCTACCAGATAAACCTTTTTGCCGGCGTTGGCAATGGTCAGTGCGGATTGAATACCGGCAATACCGCCGCCGACAATCAGCACGTTGTCATTAACCGGCACGGAATTTTTTTCAAGTTCTTCGTGATAGAACACGCGTTTAACCGCCGCGGCAATCAATGCTTTGGCCTTGTGCGTGGCCTGCTGAACATCTTCGGTTACCCACGAATCGTGTTCGCGGATATTGGCCATGTGGAAAAAGTAAGGATTGCTGCCGCCTTCTTCCACGGCGCGGCGAAACGTTGTTTCGTGCATCAGCGGAGAACAGGAAGCGACTACCACGCGATTGATGCCAAATTCTTGAATGTCCTGTTTAATCAATTCCTGCCCGGGATCCGAACACATGAATTTGTATTCGCGCGCCACGGTTACAAAAGGCAGCGTGGAAGCGAACTCAACCACTTCGGGAACATTGACTTTTGCGGCGATATTCGTGCCGCAGTGGCACACATACACACCGATTTTTACTTTTCCATTCTCTTTCATAAATAAACCCCAATCAATTTGTCAAACCATTGGTTGGACATGGTGTAAACTTTGCACCAGCTCTTGCGCTGAAACGATATGTTGTTTTAAGCCAAGATCTTTGGCTTCGATGCCGAAAGCGAGCCCTAAAAGTTGTGTGAAATACAGAATGGGAATTTCAGCCAGCTCTTTATGCTGCTTTATGATTTTTTTCTGATAAACTTCCAGATTAAACTGACACAGGGGGCACACCGTGGCAATGCAGTTTGCGCCGCGCTCCAGCGCTTCTTTTAAAAGAATGTAGTTCAAACGTAAGCCCACATCGGCAATGGTGCCGGTCAATGAGCCGCCGCAGCAGCGCGTTTTTACCGGATAGTCGATCACTTCGGCTCCCAGAACATGAAACAAATGATCCATGGTCTCGGGGTAGGTCGCGTCGTCAAATTCCTGAAAAGGGCGGACGATCTGACAGCCATAATAGGGGGCCACTTTAAAGGCGCGCAGCGGCAATCGTGTCCGATTGCGGATGGCCTCAAGTCCCACATCGTTGTACAAAACTTCCAGAGGATGACGCACGCGAACCGTCCCTGAATACGTTAAGTTGGCGGCCGTAAGGGCGGCGTCCACTTTTTCTCTGATTTCCGGATATTTCTGGATGTAATCTTTGGTTTTGAGTAAAGTTAAATAACACGCGCTGCAGGGCGTTACAATATCACGTCCCAGAGTTTCGGACAGCGCCAGATTTCTTGAAGAGAGCACAAAGGAGGTTATCTCGTCCACGGACATGTAAAAGGTGGCGCCGCAACAATTCCAGTCGGGAAGCTCTTCCAGCTTTAATTCAAGGGCTTCAAAAACCTGCAAAAGGGAAGCTTCATACGATTTTGCCGTGCCTTTAATGGAACAGCCCGGGTAATAGGTGTATGTTTTCATGATTATGCCTCCACAGCCTTGAGCATGGTTTTAATTTGTTCTTTGTTTTGCACCTGTTCCTTCTTTAATGAAAGCCTGCCGGCGCGCATTAAGCTCCAGCCAAGCGGCGCCATGCGCAGCAAATGAAGCAAGCCGATTTTTAAAGCCAGCGTCATCACCAGCCGACTTTCGGTGATGCGGCCGTTCTTTTTGACCATGTTGACAAAGGAACGCGCCAGAATGGGAATGGCAAAACGGCGCCTGGGCAAAACTTTTTCTTCAATGGCGCGCCGCTTTAAACCGTACATGATGTCGGTAATTTTGATGTCCTTCGGGCAATTGACCGTGCAGGCATAGCACGAGGCGCATAACCAGATGGTAAAGCTCTGCAGCACGTCGTCCTTAAAACCGGAATCGGCCATGGCCATTAAACGGCGGGGCGTGATGTCCATGTAAATGCTAACCGGACAGATACTGCTGCAGGTGCCGCACTGCATGCATTCTCGCACCCGTTCTCCTCCCGGAATGGTGCTCAGCCAGGAGGTAAATTCGGGATTTAATTCGTTTTCGTACTTAACTTTTCGCAAAATTTGCATGGTTCTCTCCAACGAATTCTGGTTTTACCTGTTAATACTAAATTCAAATATGGTGCCAGAAAGATGAAGAAATGGCCAACTCACTGAAAAATAAAATCTTACATGAGAATGGTAGCTGCATGGCAAAAAACGAAAAAAAGCAAAAACGTTTCCTTAAGATGCGCAGGCGGGTAAAAAGGAAACGGTTGCCGCAAAAACAGTAGGGGAGAGTAATTGGTTTATATCGGTAAAAGTTAAAATAACAGTGAAATAGCCCATCAGGTAAAAACCGCATTCGGGGTGTTACGATTTTTACATTTTTTATTGCACAATATTGTATTTTTTTTACATATTATATTTGGCGGCTTGAGCGCTGAAAATGTATGGCGCCGGTGAGTTAATAACTGTTAAAACAATTAGTTAGGCGGCTTTAATGCTTTTCGTTCAAAGATGAGTTTAAAAGTTATTGAAAACATGTAATCGTAAGTTGGATTAAATCAGGGAACCCGTAATGCCAAATTTACAAACCAAACAAACTAAAGAAAAAAAAGAGAAAATCTCACTATTCAATAGGATCCTGGAATGGGTGGAAATTGGCGGAAATGCTCTTCCGCATCCGGCTACATTATTTGCTTTGTTTGCCGTGGCCACTCTTATCCTTTCCGCCGTAACTCACTATATGGGGTTAGAGGCCATCCATCCGGGAACCCAGGAAATGATCAAACCGGTTAATCTTATATCGATAGAAGGGCTTCATCGAATCATCCTGGAGATGGTGGAAAATTATACCAGTTTTGCGCCTCTGGGCATTGTGATGGTCGCCATGCTGGGGATTGGGATGGCCGAAAGCAGCGGTATGATCAATGCGCTGATCCGTCTGCTGGTTTTATCTGCTCCCAAGCATTTGCTGACTTTTATTATTGTTTTTTCCGGAATCCTTTCCAATGTGGCCAGCGATATTGGCTATGTGTTGCTCATCCCTCTGGCCGGCGTAATTTTTATGGCTGTGGGCAGGCATCCGATAGCGGGAATGGCTGCGGCATTTGCCGGCGTATCCGGCGGTTTTAGCGCCAACCTTTTTATTGGCACCATTGACCCGCTGCTTGCCGGTTTGTCCGAAGAGGCGGCGCGCATCATCGATCCGGATTATCTGGTCAATCCTACTGCTAATTATTATTTCATGGCCTTTTCAACCATCGTCATTTCTCTGGCGGGTACATGGGTTACGGAAAAGATTGTTGAGCCGCGACTCGGAAAGTACAAAGGCGACGTGCCCATCGAGAAAATTGAAACGTTGTCTCCCGATGAGAAGAGAGGATTAATTTATTGTACGATTACCTCCGTTTTTATTTTAGGGGTGATTTTACTTGGCATATTACCGGCTAACGGATTTTTAAGAGGACCTGACGGCAGCATGCTTAATTCCCCACTGATTAAAGGCGTGGTGGCCATGCTCTTTGTCGTGGCTGGAACGTTAGGGCTTGTTTACGGTTTTGCTTCCGGAAAATTTAAGAATGATACCGACGTGGTCAACGGGATGAGTAAGGCCATGCAAACGCTCGGTCTTTATCTGGTGCTGGTCTTTTTTGCCGCACAGTTTGTGGCCTATTTTAAATGGTCGAATTTAGGCGTTATTTTTGCCGTACAAGGCGCTGATCTTTTAAAATCTTCCGGTTTGGGGGTTATTCCGCTGATGATTATTTTTATTATTCTCTCGGCTTCCATAAATATGTTAATGGGCAGCGCTTCGGCAAAATGGGCTTTGATGGCGCCTATATTTATTCCCATGTTTATGCTGCTGGGCTACTCGCCGGAGTTAACTCAGGTCGTTTACAGGATTGGCGACAGCGTTTCTAATATTGTTTCTCCCATGATGAGTTTTTTTGCGCTGATTATTGCCTATTTCCAGAAGTATGAAAGTAATACAGGAATTGGCACCATTATCGCCACCATGCTGCCATACTCCATTG
This sequence is a window from Caldithrix abyssi DSM 13497. Protein-coding genes within it:
- a CDS encoding hydrogenase iron-sulfur subunit encodes the protein MFEPKIVAFFCTWCTYTAADLAGTARMQYAPNARVIRVMCSGRIDPQFVLDAFRKGADGVLLGGCHPGDCHYQEGNYKALRRYHLLQQLLKQMGIEKERLRLEWISASEGDKVKQVIDEMTETLRKLGPLTIMEKAEETPVRAASIS
- a CDS encoding FAD-dependent oxidoreductase; protein product: MKENGKVKIGVYVCHCGTNIAAKVNVPEVVEFASTLPFVTVAREYKFMCSDPGQELIKQDIQEFGINRVVVASCSPLMHETTFRRAVEEGGSNPYFFHMANIREHDSWVTEDVQQATHKAKALIAAAVKRVFYHEELEKNSVPVNDNVLIVGGGIAGIQSALTIANAGKKVYLVEREPSIGGHMAKFDKTFPTLDCASCILTPKMTQVASHPNIELMTYAEVDAVEGYVGNFKVQVRKKARYVIEDLCTGCGECTKICPITVPSEFDEGLGSRKAIYRPFPQSVPNTYTISRRGIPPCQATCSLHQKAQAYIQLIAKGEFEKALEIILLDNPLPSICGRVCSHPCMSLCSRNKVDEPVNIPGLKRFVTDQFADYELPKPDPALERKEHIAIVGSGPSGLMCAYELRQRGYKVTIFESASQPGGMLIQGIPAFRLPRGIINKEIERLERIGIHIKLNTHVGLDISLKELKKKYAAVYLAIGAGVERKLNIPGEDLRGIWGGIDFLRRINLGMHVTPGKRVLVIGGGNSAIDAARTALRSGAEEVTIVYRRSRNEMPADQLEVEEAEKEGIRFYFMASPLRFIGNNGRVTAMEFIRTKLGHPDETGRRRPVPIPNSEFTLPCDGAIVTIGQKPDVEALRDRLGLAVTKFNTFAADPLTLETNIPGVFAGGDCVTGPDVVVNAMFAGRKAAISIDRYLNNQDLSEGRELEGPFEPTFDLDTEGVPVKWRVEMPAIDIEKRRTFEEVHLGYTPEMAMEEAIRCLACGICCDCQLCSTVCEAKAIDYNQKDEIKEIDVGTIILATGFKTFDAKKMPNYGYGRYHNVFTSLEIERLINSAGPTGGEIILQNGQQPKSVGIIHCVGSRDVHHHAYCSRVCCMYSLKFAHLLRERLDAEVYNFYIDMRAFGKGYEEFYDRILKEGAHLIRGRVAEVTDVALDPSEKGKLVIRVEDTMIGMVRRIPVDMVILSVGLEAQPDADMIRRLFNISCSTEGFFLERHPKLAPVSTFTDGVFLAGACQGPKDIPDAVAQAGAAAAEALALIDKGVVELEPNTAWINEEACSGCQTCVALCPFSAISFDPEKHISVVNEVLCKGCGTCVAACPSGAAMQHLYLDEQIFAEIDGVLMV
- a CDS encoding AbgT family transporter, which codes for MPNLQTKQTKEKKEKISLFNRILEWVEIGGNALPHPATLFALFAVATLILSAVTHYMGLEAIHPGTQEMIKPVNLISIEGLHRIILEMVENYTSFAPLGIVMVAMLGIGMAESSGMINALIRLLVLSAPKHLLTFIIVFSGILSNVASDIGYVLLIPLAGVIFMAVGRHPIAGMAAAFAGVSGGFSANLFIGTIDPLLAGLSEEAARIIDPDYLVNPTANYYFMAFSTIVISLAGTWVTEKIVEPRLGKYKGDVPIEKIETLSPDEKRGLIYCTITSVFILGVILLGILPANGFLRGPDGSMLNSPLIKGVVAMLFVVAGTLGLVYGFASGKFKNDTDVVNGMSKAMQTLGLYLVLVFFAAQFVAYFKWSNLGVIFAVQGADLLKSSGLGVIPLMIIFIILSASINMLMGSASAKWALMAPIFIPMFMLLGYSPELTQVVYRIGDSVSNIVSPMMSFFALIIAYFQKYESNTGIGTIIATMLPYSIAFFFVWTALLIVWLVFGLPLGPGAELHYTL
- a CDS encoding 4Fe-4S dicluster domain-containing protein, with translation MQILRKVKYENELNPEFTSWLSTIPGGERVRECMQCGTCSSICPVSIYMDITPRRLMAMADSGFKDDVLQSFTIWLCASCYACTVNCPKDIKITDIMYGLKRRAIEEKVLPRRRFAIPILARSFVNMVKKNGRITESRLVMTLALKIGLLHLLRMAPLGWSLMRAGRLSLKKEQVQNKEQIKTMLKAVEA
- a CDS encoding oxidoreductase translates to MSKPKVAFYWCASCGGCEEAVVDLAENILDVVAAVDIVFWPVALDFKRQDVEQMEDREIDVTFLNGAIRLQEQEEMAKLLRQKSKLMIAFGSCSHLGGIPGLGNLWNRDEIFQRAYHEVPSMEEQNGKHPMTHFKAPEGDLELPEFFDTVRTLNQVVEVDYYLPGCPPTPKLLLQAVQAILKGELPPPGSVLAPDKALCEECPRNESKPEKLLMTDIKRPHQIHIDSEKCLLAQGIICMGPATRAGCEALCVNGNMPCTGCFGPTSKVLDQGAKALSAIASIIDYNDENDIQQVMNKIVDPVGTFYRYSLPASLLQRRNMAHLKKETAS
- a CDS encoding CoB--CoM heterodisulfide reductase iron-sulfur subunit B family protein, giving the protein MKTYTYYPGCSIKGTAKSYEASLLQVFEALELKLEELPDWNCCGATFYMSVDEITSFVLSSRNLALSETLGRDIVTPCSACYLTLLKTKDYIQKYPEIREKVDAALTAANLTYSGTVRVRHPLEVLYNDVGLEAIRNRTRLPLRAFKVAPYYGCQIVRPFQEFDDATYPETMDHLFHVLGAEVIDYPVKTRCCGGSLTGTIADVGLRLNYILLKEALERGANCIATVCPLCQFNLEVYQKKIIKQHKELAEIPILYFTQLLGLAFGIEAKDLGLKQHIVSAQELVQSLHHVQPMV